Proteins encoded by one window of Thunnus thynnus chromosome 3, fThuThy2.1, whole genome shotgun sequence:
- the LOC137174125 gene encoding transcription activator BRG1 isoform X5: protein MSTPDPPMGGTPRPGPSPGPGPSPGAMLGPSPGPSPGSSHSMMGPSPGPPSSGHSQPGPSGYGQDSLHPLHKPMEGMHEKSMSEESRFSQMKSLSMRQGGHSGMGPPPSPLDQHSQGYHSPLGGSDHSSPVPSNGPPSGPLMPSSSSSSSSGGPGSASTPLDGPSGDQHTLGPNNRPGPPGSSGPGPSPGPSLGSSVSSLGSGLGSSLGSGLGSGLESGGPNGPGGPGGPGGPTPFNQNQLHQLRAQIMAYKMLARGQPLPDHLQMAVQGKRPMPGMQQQQSMPSLAPGVGGGPGGGPAGPGPGPMGSGYSRAHGMMGPNMPPPGPSGTPAGMQGQNPNGPPKSWPEGPMVNAAAPSNAPQKLIPPQPTGRPSPAPPSVPPAASPVMPPQTQSPGQPAQPTPMMPYHAKQNRITPIQKPCGLDPVEILQEREYRLQARITHRIAELENLPGSLAGDLRTKATIELKALRLLNFQRQLRQEVVVCMRRDTALETALDAKAYKRSKRQSLREARITEKLEKQQKIEQERKRRQKHQEYLNSILQHAKDFKEYHRSITGKIQKLTKAVATYHANTEREQKKENERIEKERMRRLMAEDEEGYRKLIDQKKDKRLAYLLQQTDEYVANLTELVRAHKAAQALKEKKKKKKKKKKLESAEGQTPALGPDGEPLDETSQMSDLPVKVIHVDSGNILTGVDAPKAGQLETWLEMNPGYEVAPRSDSEDSEEEEEEEVRCFEEEEEPQPSATPVEEKKKITDPDSEDVSEVDVRHIIENAKQDVDDEYSGAAFARGLQSYYAVAHAVTEKVEKQSSLLINGQLKQYQIKGLEWLVSLYNNNLNGILADEMGLGKTIQTIALITYLMEHKRLNGPYLIIVPLSTLSNWVYEFDKWAPTVVKVSYKGSPAARRAFVPQLRSGKFNVLLTTYEYIIKDKQVLAKIRWKYMIVDEGHRMKNHHCKLTQVLNTHYLAPRRVLLTGTPLQNKLPELWALLNFLLPTIFKSCSTFEQWFNAPFAMTGEKVDLNEEETILIIRRLHKVLRPFLLRRLKKEVEAQLPEKVEYVIKCDMSSLQRVLYRHMQAKGVLLTDGSEKDKKGKGGTKTLMNTIMQLRKICNHPYMFQQIEESFSEHLGFSGGIVQGPDLYRASGKFEVLDRILPKLRATNHKVLLFCQMTSLMTIMEDYFAYRNFKYLRLDGTTKAEDRGMLLKTFNDPESEYFIFLLSTRAGGLGLNLQSADTVVIFDSDWNPHQDLQAQDRAHRIGQQNEVRVLRLCTVNSVEEKILAAAKYKLNVDQKVIQAGMFDQKSSSHERRAFLQAILEHEEQDEVWGQDEEDEVPDDETVNQMIARSEEEFDQFMRMDLDRRREEARNPRRKPRLMEEDELPTWIMKDDAEVERLTCEEEEEKMFGRGSRQRKEVDYSDSLTEKQWLKAIEEGTLEEMEEEVRHKKTTRKRKRDRDLDLPGPSSSSGGRGRGDKDEDGKRQRKRGRPPAEKLSPNPPVLTKKMKKIVDAVIKYKDSASGRQLSEVFIQLPSRKELPEYYELIRKPVDFRKIKERIRSHRYRSLGDLERDVMLLFQNAQTFNLEGSLQIYEDSIVLQSVFTSLRQKIEKEEESEGEESEEEEEEQEEGSESESRSVKVKIRLGRKEKAGDRGKGRSRRTGRTRAKPVVSDDDSEEEQEEERSPSATDEDS from the exons ATGTCGACGCCAGATCCCCCCATGGGAGGCACCCCTCGCCCAGGTCCTTCCCCTGGCCCGGGTCCCTCCCCTGGGGCCATGCTGGGCCCCAGCCCTGGTCCCTCCCCAGGCTCCTCTCATAGTATGATGGGCCCCAGCCCGGGCCCCCCTTCCTCTGGACACTCCCAGCCAGGGCCCTCTGGATACGGCCAGGACAGCTTGCACCCTCTGCACAAA CCGATGGAGGGCATGCACGAGAAGAGCATGAGTGAGGAGAGCCGCTTCAGTCAGATGAAGTCACTGTCTATGAGACAGGGCGGACACAGTGGTATGGGCCCCCCACCCAGTCCTCTGGACCAGCACTCGCAAG GGTACCACTCTCCGTTAGGCGGCTCTGACCACTCAAGCCCAGTCCCTTCAAATGGTCCCCCCTCCGGTCCTCTTATGccatcatcctcttcttcctcctcctctggtggcCCCGGCTCTGCCTCTACGCCTCTAGATGGCCCCAGTGGAGACCAGCACACGCTGGGTCCCAACAACCGCCCCGGCCCTCCAGGTAGCTCTGGCCCAGGCCCTAGCCCTGGACCCAGTCTTGGATCCAGTGTCTCCAGCCTTGGATCTGGCCTCGGTTCCAGCCTTGGATCTGGCCTTGGATCTGGCCTTGAATCCGGTGGCCCGAACGGCCCCGGAGGTCCTGGCGGCCCTGGTGGCCCTACTCCCTTCAACCAGAACCAACTGCACCAACTCAGAGCTCAGATTATGGCCTATAAGATGCTGGCCCGGGGACAGCCCCTGCCAGACCACCTCCAGATGGCTGTCCAAGGGAAGAGGCCCATGCCTgggatgcagcagcagcagtccatGCCAAGCCTGGCTCCTGGAGTTGGAGGCGGGCCAGGAGGTGGACCagcaggaccaggaccaggaccaatGGGCTCAGGCTACAGCAGAGCTCACG GAATGATGGGACCCAATATGCCTCCACCAGGCCCATCAGGGACCCCAGCTGGGATGCAAGGACAAAACCCTAACGGACCCCCCAAGTCCTGGCCTGAAG GTCCCATGGTGAATGCAGCAGCTCCCTCCAACGCTCCCCAAAAGCTGATCCCCCCTCAGCCCACTGGCCGACCGTCTCCCGCTCCCCCCTCGGTTCCCCCCGCCGCCTCCCCAGTAATGCCTCCACAGACCCAGTCCCCCGGCCAGCCGGCACAACCTACTCCCATGATGCCTTACCATGCCAAGCAGAACCGCATTACCCCGATTCAGAAACCCTGCGGCCTCGACCCAGTGGAGATACTGCAGGAGAGGGAATACAG GTTACAGGCTCGTATCACTCATCGTATTGCTGAACTGGAGAACCTGCCGGGCTCTCTGGCTGGTGATTTACGTACCAAAGCTACTATTGAGCTCAAAGCTCTCCGACTACTTAACTTTCAGAGACAG CTGCGTCAGGAGGTGGTGGTGTGTATGCGTCGTGACACGGCTCTAGAGACTGCCCTTGATGCCAAGGCCTACAAGCGAAGCAAGCGCCAGAGTCTGCGAGAAGCCCGCATCACAGAGAAGCTGGAGAAACAGCAGAAGATTGAGCAAGAGCGCAAACGCAGGCAGAAACATCAG GAGTATCTTAACAGCATCCTTCAGCATGCCAAAGACTTCAAAGAGTACCACCGGTCCATCACAGGCAAAATTCAGAAATTGACCAAAGCTGTGGCAACCTACCATGCCAACACCGAACGGGAGCAGAAGAAGGAGAATGAGCGtattgagaaagagagaatgaggagGCTTATG GCGGAGGATGAGGAGGGCTACCGTAAGCTGATCGACCAGAAGAAGGACAAGCGTCTGGCCTACCTCCTGCAGCAAACTGATGAGTACGTCGCCAACCTCACTGAGCTGGTCAGAGCTCACAAAGCTGCACAGGCGCtcaaggagaagaagaagaagaagaaaaaaaagaagaag TTGGAGAGCGCTGAGGGACAGACTCCTGCCTTGGGGCCTGATGGAGAG CCTTTGGATGAGACAAGTCAGATGAGTGACCTGCCTGTGAAGGTCATCCATGTGGACAGTGGAAACATCCTGACAGGGGTGGACGCTCCTAAAGCTGGACAGCTGGAGACCTGGCTGGAGATGAACCCTGG TTATGAGGTGGCTCCCCGCTCAGACAGTGAAGACAgcgaagaggaagaagaggaggaggtgcgTTGTTTT gaggaagaagaggagccTCAGCCTTCAGCAACTCCAgtagaggaaaagaagaagattaCAGACCCTGACAGTGAAGATGTGTCAGAGGTGGATGTCCGACACATCATTGA GAATGCTAAACAGGATGTGGATGACGAGTATAGCGGTGCAGCGTTTGCCCGAGGGCTCCAGTCTTATTATGCTGTGGCTCACGCTGTCACAGAGAAGGTGGAGAAACAGTCCAGTTTGTTGATAAATGGACAACTCAAACAGTATCAG ATTAAAGGTCTGGAGTGGCTTGTTTCCCTCTACAACAACAACCTGAATGGGATCCTGGCAGATGAGATGGGTCTGGGAAAAACCATTCAGACTATCGCCCTCATCACGTACCTCATGGAGCACAAGCGGCTCAATGGACCCTACCTCATCATTGTACCCCTCTC GACTCTTTCTAACTGGGTGTATGAGTTCGACAAATGGGCACCAACAGTCGTGAAAGTGTCCTACAAG gGGTCTCCTGCTGCCAGAAGAGCCTTTGTTCCACAACTGCGTAGTGGAAAGTTTAACGTTTTACTCACCACGTATGAATACATCATCAAGGACAAACAAGTACTGGCCAAG ATCCGTTGGAAGTACATGATCGTGGACGAGGGCCACCGTATGAAGAACCACCACTGTAAGCTGACCCAGGTCCTGAACACACACTACCTGGCCCCACGGCGGGTCCTGCTGACAGGGACGCCGCTGCAGAACAAACTGCCTGAGCTCTGGGCGCTGCTCAACTTCCTCCTGCCCACCATCTTCAAGAGCTGCAGCACCTTTGAGCAATGGTTCAACGCCCCTTTCGCCATGACTGGGGAGAAG GTTGACCTTAATGAAGAGGAAACTATCTTGATTATCCGTCGCCTTCACAAAGTGCTCCGCCCCTTCCTGTTACGCAGATTAAAGAAGGAAGTGGAGGCACAGCTTCCAGAGAAG gTGGAATATGTGATCAAGTGTGACATGTCATCTCTTCAGAGGGTGCTGTACAGACACATGCAGGCCAAGGGGGTCCTGCTGACGGATGGATCAGAGAAAGACAAGAAG GGTAAAGGAGGCACAAAGACGCTGATGAACACCATCATGCAGCTGAGGAAGATCTGTAACCATCCTTACATGTTCCAGCAGATAGAG GAATCCTTCTCTGAACATTTAGGATTCTCGGGTGGAATAGTTCAGGG TCCTGATCTGTATCGGGCATCAGGAAAGTTTGAGGTGTTGGATCGAATCCTTCCCAAGCTGAGAGCCACAAATCATAAAGTGCTGCTCTTCTGTCAGATGACCTCACTCATGACCATCATGGAAGACTACTTCGCCTACCGCAACTTTAAGTATCTGCGTCTGGATG GCACCACAAAGGCTGAAGACAGAGGAATGTTACTGAAGACGTTCAATGACCCAGAGTCAGAGTACTTTATCTTCCTCCTGAGCACTAGAGCCGGAGGTCTGGGCCTCAACCTGCAGTCAGCAGACACCGTAGTTATCTTTGACTCTGACTGGAACCCACACCAG GACCTGCAAGCGCAGGACAGAGCCCACCGTATTGGCCAGCAGAATGAGGTGCGTGTATTGCGCCTCTGCACGGTCAACAGTGTTGAGGAGAAAATCCTGGCCGCTgctaaatacaaactgaacgtGGACCAAAAGGTCATCCAGGCTGGCATGTTCGACCAGAAGTCATCCAGCCACGAGCGCAGGGCCTTCTTGCAGGCCATCTTGGAGCACGAGGAGCAAGACGAGGTCTGGGGCCAAGAC gaggaggatgaggtcCCAGATGACGAGACGGTCAACCAGATGATTGCCAGAAGCGAGGAGGAGTTTGACCAGTTTATG cGTATGGACCTGGACCGGCGGCGTGAGGAGGCCCGTAACCCGAGGCGTAAACCTCGTCTGATGGAGGAGGACGAACTGCCCACTTGGATTATGAAGGATGACGCGGAGGTCGAGCGGCTGACctgcgaggaggaggaggagaaaatgttTGGACGAGGTTCTCGACAGCGAAAGGAGGTGGACTACAGCGATTCTCTGACTGAGAAGCAGTGGCTCAAG GCAATAGAGGAGGGAAcactggaggagatggaggaagaggtgCGTCACAAAAAGACGACCCGTAAGAGGAAGAGGGATCGCGACCTGGACCTCCCGGGCCCCTCGTCTTCCTCAGGGGGACGAGGACGAGGAGACAAAGATGAAGAtggaaagaggcagagaaagagaggacgACCGCCTGCTGAGAAACTTTCCCCCAATCCGCCCGTCCTCAccaagaagatgaagaaaattgTGGACGCTGTCATCAAGTACAAAGACAG CGCCAGTGGGCGTCAGCTGAGCGAGGTGTTCATCCAGCTGCCGTCTCGAAAAGAGCTTCCAGAGTACTACGAACTGATCCGCAAGCCTGTAGACTTCAGGAAGATCAAG GAGAGGATTAGAAGTCACCGCTACCGAAGTCTGGGTGACCTGGAGAGAGACGTCATGCTGCTCTTCCAAAATGCTCAAACCTTTAATCTGGAGGGATCACTG CAGATATATGAAGACTCCATCGTGCTTCAGTCGGTGTTCACCAGTTTGAGGCAGAAGATcgagaaggaggaagaaagcGAGGGGgaggagagtgaggaagaggaggaggagcaggaggaaggatCAGAGTCGGAAT CTCGTTCTGTCAAAGTAAAGATCCGTCTGGGCAGGAAGGAGAAAGCTGGAGATCGAGGGAAGGGACGCAGCAGACGAACAGGACGCACCAGAGCCAAACCGGTAGTTAGTGATGATGACTCTGAGGAAGAACAGGAAGAG gagcGCTCCCCCAGTGCCACTGATGAAGACTCCTGA
- the LOC137174125 gene encoding transcription activator BRG1 isoform X4, translating into MSTPDPPMGGTPRPGPSPGPGPSPGAMLGPSPGPSPGSSHSMMGPSPGPPSSGHSQPGPSGYGQDSLHPLHKPMEGMHEKSMSEESRFSQMKSLSMRQGGHSGMGPPPSPLDQHSQGYHSPLGGSDHSSPVPSNGPPSGPLMPSSSSSSSSGGPGSASTPLDGPSGDQHTLGPNNRPGPPGSSGPGPSPGPSLGSSVSSLGSGLGSSLGSGLGSGLESGGPNGPGGPGGPGGPTPFNQNQLHQLRAQIMAYKMLARGQPLPDHLQMAVQGKRPMPGMQQQQSMPSLAPGVGGGPGGGPAGPGPGPMGSGYSRAHGMMGPNMPPPGPSGTPAGMQGQNPNGPPKSWPEGPMVNAAAPSNAPQKLIPPQPTGRPSPAPPSVPPAASPVMPPQTQSPGQPAQPTPMMPYHAKQNRITPIQKPCGLDPVEILQEREYRLQARITHRIAELENLPGSLAGDLRTKATIELKALRLLNFQRQLRQEVVVCMRRDTALETALDAKAYKRSKRQSLREARITEKLEKQQKIEQERKRRQKHQEYLNSILQHAKDFKEYHRSITGKIQKLTKAVATYHANTEREQKKENERIEKERMRRLMAEDEEGYRKLIDQKKDKRLAYLLQQTDEYVANLTELVRAHKAAQALKEKKKKKKKKKKLESAEGQTPALGPDGEPLDETSQMSDLPVKVIHVDSGNILTGVDAPKAGQLETWLEMNPGYEVAPRSDSEDSEEEEEEEVRCFEEEEEPQPSATPVEEKKKITDPDSEDVSEVDVRHIIENAKQDVDDEYSGAAFARGLQSYYAVAHAVTEKVEKQSSLLINGQLKQYQIKGLEWLVSLYNNNLNGILADEMGLGKTIQTIALITYLMEHKRLNGPYLIIVPLSTLSNWVYEFDKWAPTVVKVSYKGSPAARRAFVPQLRSGKFNVLLTTYEYIIKDKQVLAKIRWKYMIVDEGHRMKNHHCKLTQVLNTHYLAPRRVLLTGTPLQNKLPELWALLNFLLPTIFKSCSTFEQWFNAPFAMTGEKVDLNEEETILIIRRLHKVLRPFLLRRLKKEVEAQLPEKVEYVIKCDMSSLQRVLYRHMQAKGVLLTDGSEKDKKGKGGTKTLMNTIMQLRKICNHPYMFQQIEESFSEHLGFSGGIVQGPDLYRASGKFEVLDRILPKLRATNHKVLLFCQMTSLMTIMEDYFAYRNFKYLRLDGTTKAEDRGMLLKTFNDPESEYFIFLLSTRAGGLGLNLQSADTVVIFDSDWNPHQDLQAQDRAHRIGQQNEVRVLRLCTVNSVEEKILAAAKYKLNVDQKVIQAGMFDQKSSSHERRAFLQAILEHEEQDEVWGQDVCLRMNEEDEVPDDETVNQMIARSEEEFDQFMRMDLDRRREEARNPRRKPRLMEEDELPTWIMKDDAEVERLTCEEEEEKMFGRGSRQRKEVDYSDSLTEKQWLKAIEEGTLEEMEEEVRHKKTTRKRKRDRDLDLPGPSSSSGGRGRGDKDEDGKRQRKRGRPPAEKLSPNPPVLTKKMKKIVDAVIKYKDSASGRQLSEVFIQLPSRKELPEYYELIRKPVDFRKIKERIRSHRYRSLGDLERDVMLLFQNAQTFNLEGSLQIYEDSIVLQSVFTSLRQKIEKEEESEGEESEEEEEEQEEGSESESRSVKVKIRLGRKEKAGDRGKGRSRRTGRTRAKPVVSDDDSEEEQEEERSPSATDEDS; encoded by the exons ATGTCGACGCCAGATCCCCCCATGGGAGGCACCCCTCGCCCAGGTCCTTCCCCTGGCCCGGGTCCCTCCCCTGGGGCCATGCTGGGCCCCAGCCCTGGTCCCTCCCCAGGCTCCTCTCATAGTATGATGGGCCCCAGCCCGGGCCCCCCTTCCTCTGGACACTCCCAGCCAGGGCCCTCTGGATACGGCCAGGACAGCTTGCACCCTCTGCACAAA CCGATGGAGGGCATGCACGAGAAGAGCATGAGTGAGGAGAGCCGCTTCAGTCAGATGAAGTCACTGTCTATGAGACAGGGCGGACACAGTGGTATGGGCCCCCCACCCAGTCCTCTGGACCAGCACTCGCAAG GGTACCACTCTCCGTTAGGCGGCTCTGACCACTCAAGCCCAGTCCCTTCAAATGGTCCCCCCTCCGGTCCTCTTATGccatcatcctcttcttcctcctcctctggtggcCCCGGCTCTGCCTCTACGCCTCTAGATGGCCCCAGTGGAGACCAGCACACGCTGGGTCCCAACAACCGCCCCGGCCCTCCAGGTAGCTCTGGCCCAGGCCCTAGCCCTGGACCCAGTCTTGGATCCAGTGTCTCCAGCCTTGGATCTGGCCTCGGTTCCAGCCTTGGATCTGGCCTTGGATCTGGCCTTGAATCCGGTGGCCCGAACGGCCCCGGAGGTCCTGGCGGCCCTGGTGGCCCTACTCCCTTCAACCAGAACCAACTGCACCAACTCAGAGCTCAGATTATGGCCTATAAGATGCTGGCCCGGGGACAGCCCCTGCCAGACCACCTCCAGATGGCTGTCCAAGGGAAGAGGCCCATGCCTgggatgcagcagcagcagtccatGCCAAGCCTGGCTCCTGGAGTTGGAGGCGGGCCAGGAGGTGGACCagcaggaccaggaccaggaccaatGGGCTCAGGCTACAGCAGAGCTCACG GAATGATGGGACCCAATATGCCTCCACCAGGCCCATCAGGGACCCCAGCTGGGATGCAAGGACAAAACCCTAACGGACCCCCCAAGTCCTGGCCTGAAG GTCCCATGGTGAATGCAGCAGCTCCCTCCAACGCTCCCCAAAAGCTGATCCCCCCTCAGCCCACTGGCCGACCGTCTCCCGCTCCCCCCTCGGTTCCCCCCGCCGCCTCCCCAGTAATGCCTCCACAGACCCAGTCCCCCGGCCAGCCGGCACAACCTACTCCCATGATGCCTTACCATGCCAAGCAGAACCGCATTACCCCGATTCAGAAACCCTGCGGCCTCGACCCAGTGGAGATACTGCAGGAGAGGGAATACAG GTTACAGGCTCGTATCACTCATCGTATTGCTGAACTGGAGAACCTGCCGGGCTCTCTGGCTGGTGATTTACGTACCAAAGCTACTATTGAGCTCAAAGCTCTCCGACTACTTAACTTTCAGAGACAG CTGCGTCAGGAGGTGGTGGTGTGTATGCGTCGTGACACGGCTCTAGAGACTGCCCTTGATGCCAAGGCCTACAAGCGAAGCAAGCGCCAGAGTCTGCGAGAAGCCCGCATCACAGAGAAGCTGGAGAAACAGCAGAAGATTGAGCAAGAGCGCAAACGCAGGCAGAAACATCAG GAGTATCTTAACAGCATCCTTCAGCATGCCAAAGACTTCAAAGAGTACCACCGGTCCATCACAGGCAAAATTCAGAAATTGACCAAAGCTGTGGCAACCTACCATGCCAACACCGAACGGGAGCAGAAGAAGGAGAATGAGCGtattgagaaagagagaatgaggagGCTTATG GCGGAGGATGAGGAGGGCTACCGTAAGCTGATCGACCAGAAGAAGGACAAGCGTCTGGCCTACCTCCTGCAGCAAACTGATGAGTACGTCGCCAACCTCACTGAGCTGGTCAGAGCTCACAAAGCTGCACAGGCGCtcaaggagaagaagaagaagaagaaaaaaaagaagaag TTGGAGAGCGCTGAGGGACAGACTCCTGCCTTGGGGCCTGATGGAGAG CCTTTGGATGAGACAAGTCAGATGAGTGACCTGCCTGTGAAGGTCATCCATGTGGACAGTGGAAACATCCTGACAGGGGTGGACGCTCCTAAAGCTGGACAGCTGGAGACCTGGCTGGAGATGAACCCTGG TTATGAGGTGGCTCCCCGCTCAGACAGTGAAGACAgcgaagaggaagaagaggaggaggtgcgTTGTTTT gaggaagaagaggagccTCAGCCTTCAGCAACTCCAgtagaggaaaagaagaagattaCAGACCCTGACAGTGAAGATGTGTCAGAGGTGGATGTCCGACACATCATTGA GAATGCTAAACAGGATGTGGATGACGAGTATAGCGGTGCAGCGTTTGCCCGAGGGCTCCAGTCTTATTATGCTGTGGCTCACGCTGTCACAGAGAAGGTGGAGAAACAGTCCAGTTTGTTGATAAATGGACAACTCAAACAGTATCAG ATTAAAGGTCTGGAGTGGCTTGTTTCCCTCTACAACAACAACCTGAATGGGATCCTGGCAGATGAGATGGGTCTGGGAAAAACCATTCAGACTATCGCCCTCATCACGTACCTCATGGAGCACAAGCGGCTCAATGGACCCTACCTCATCATTGTACCCCTCTC GACTCTTTCTAACTGGGTGTATGAGTTCGACAAATGGGCACCAACAGTCGTGAAAGTGTCCTACAAG gGGTCTCCTGCTGCCAGAAGAGCCTTTGTTCCACAACTGCGTAGTGGAAAGTTTAACGTTTTACTCACCACGTATGAATACATCATCAAGGACAAACAAGTACTGGCCAAG ATCCGTTGGAAGTACATGATCGTGGACGAGGGCCACCGTATGAAGAACCACCACTGTAAGCTGACCCAGGTCCTGAACACACACTACCTGGCCCCACGGCGGGTCCTGCTGACAGGGACGCCGCTGCAGAACAAACTGCCTGAGCTCTGGGCGCTGCTCAACTTCCTCCTGCCCACCATCTTCAAGAGCTGCAGCACCTTTGAGCAATGGTTCAACGCCCCTTTCGCCATGACTGGGGAGAAG GTTGACCTTAATGAAGAGGAAACTATCTTGATTATCCGTCGCCTTCACAAAGTGCTCCGCCCCTTCCTGTTACGCAGATTAAAGAAGGAAGTGGAGGCACAGCTTCCAGAGAAG gTGGAATATGTGATCAAGTGTGACATGTCATCTCTTCAGAGGGTGCTGTACAGACACATGCAGGCCAAGGGGGTCCTGCTGACGGATGGATCAGAGAAAGACAAGAAG GGTAAAGGAGGCACAAAGACGCTGATGAACACCATCATGCAGCTGAGGAAGATCTGTAACCATCCTTACATGTTCCAGCAGATAGAG GAATCCTTCTCTGAACATTTAGGATTCTCGGGTGGAATAGTTCAGGG TCCTGATCTGTATCGGGCATCAGGAAAGTTTGAGGTGTTGGATCGAATCCTTCCCAAGCTGAGAGCCACAAATCATAAAGTGCTGCTCTTCTGTCAGATGACCTCACTCATGACCATCATGGAAGACTACTTCGCCTACCGCAACTTTAAGTATCTGCGTCTGGATG GCACCACAAAGGCTGAAGACAGAGGAATGTTACTGAAGACGTTCAATGACCCAGAGTCAGAGTACTTTATCTTCCTCCTGAGCACTAGAGCCGGAGGTCTGGGCCTCAACCTGCAGTCAGCAGACACCGTAGTTATCTTTGACTCTGACTGGAACCCACACCAG GACCTGCAAGCGCAGGACAGAGCCCACCGTATTGGCCAGCAGAATGAGGTGCGTGTATTGCGCCTCTGCACGGTCAACAGTGTTGAGGAGAAAATCCTGGCCGCTgctaaatacaaactgaacgtGGACCAAAAGGTCATCCAGGCTGGCATGTTCGACCAGAAGTCATCCAGCCACGAGCGCAGGGCCTTCTTGCAGGCCATCTTGGAGCACGAGGAGCAAGACGAGGTCTGGGGCCAAGACGTATGTCTAcgcatgaat gaggaggatgaggtcCCAGATGACGAGACGGTCAACCAGATGATTGCCAGAAGCGAGGAGGAGTTTGACCAGTTTATG cGTATGGACCTGGACCGGCGGCGTGAGGAGGCCCGTAACCCGAGGCGTAAACCTCGTCTGATGGAGGAGGACGAACTGCCCACTTGGATTATGAAGGATGACGCGGAGGTCGAGCGGCTGACctgcgaggaggaggaggagaaaatgttTGGACGAGGTTCTCGACAGCGAAAGGAGGTGGACTACAGCGATTCTCTGACTGAGAAGCAGTGGCTCAAG GCAATAGAGGAGGGAAcactggaggagatggaggaagaggtgCGTCACAAAAAGACGACCCGTAAGAGGAAGAGGGATCGCGACCTGGACCTCCCGGGCCCCTCGTCTTCCTCAGGGGGACGAGGACGAGGAGACAAAGATGAAGAtggaaagaggcagagaaagagaggacgACCGCCTGCTGAGAAACTTTCCCCCAATCCGCCCGTCCTCAccaagaagatgaagaaaattgTGGACGCTGTCATCAAGTACAAAGACAG CGCCAGTGGGCGTCAGCTGAGCGAGGTGTTCATCCAGCTGCCGTCTCGAAAAGAGCTTCCAGAGTACTACGAACTGATCCGCAAGCCTGTAGACTTCAGGAAGATCAAG GAGAGGATTAGAAGTCACCGCTACCGAAGTCTGGGTGACCTGGAGAGAGACGTCATGCTGCTCTTCCAAAATGCTCAAACCTTTAATCTGGAGGGATCACTG CAGATATATGAAGACTCCATCGTGCTTCAGTCGGTGTTCACCAGTTTGAGGCAGAAGATcgagaaggaggaagaaagcGAGGGGgaggagagtgaggaagaggaggaggagcaggaggaaggatCAGAGTCGGAAT CTCGTTCTGTCAAAGTAAAGATCCGTCTGGGCAGGAAGGAGAAAGCTGGAGATCGAGGGAAGGGACGCAGCAGACGAACAGGACGCACCAGAGCCAAACCGGTAGTTAGTGATGATGACTCTGAGGAAGAACAGGAAGAG gagcGCTCCCCCAGTGCCACTGATGAAGACTCCTGA